In Mercenaria mercenaria strain notata chromosome 15, MADL_Memer_1, whole genome shotgun sequence, a single genomic region encodes these proteins:
- the LOC123562635 gene encoding thrombospondin-1-like encodes MTCLYLSILVCLTTAKCIASLECYSCTDIEDLDNCHNTSQCQYAQSCYTNLQTSGQKQSFTLGCTDNQQCGTIGGGGPGIIGRDISKRETAQCHECCSTNHCNNLLCSHLKPTTCIDDVKVDCAFLNAMFNICQDIHHSKTVCPKFCQLCDLEDGNWAEWSQWSVCDVTCDNGTQTRKRTCTNPAPANNGLDCTGNDTDIKACHKQLCPVHGGWTKWSEWGTCTVTCDVGIERRHRQCTNPHPSRFGDPCFGDPSDDRICMPGPCANGGWSDWGHWSSCSASCGGGLRSHSRQCTQPRPSPYGKYCDGINIEMQLCNKHTCEKWRLYILFY; translated from the exons ATTTATCCATTCTAGTCTGTCTTACCACAGCGAAATGTATAG CATCTCTAGAGTGTTATTCATGCACCGATATTGAAGACTTAGACAACTGCCACAATACATCACAATGTCAGTATGCCCAG TCTTGCTACACCAACTTGCAAACATCCGGACAAAAACAATCATTTACACTGGGGTGCACGGATAATCAG caATGCGGGACTATAGGCGGTGGTGGCCCTGGGATAATTGGACGAGATATCAGTAAACGTGAGACAGCTCAGTGTCATGAATGTTGCAGTACGAATCACTGTAACAATCTGCTATGCAGTCATTTAAAAC CGACGACATGTATAGATGATGTAAAGGTTGACTGTGCCTTTCTAAATGCAATGTTTAACATATGTCAAGACATTCACCATTCGAAAACGGTCTGTCCCAAATTTTGCCAGTTGTGTGATTTAG AGGATGGTAACTGGGCGGAATGGTCACAGTGGTCAGTATGTGACGTTACTTGTGATAATGGCACACAGACTAGAAAGAGGACATGTACCAATCCTGCACCAGCGAATAACGGTTTAGACTGCACAGGGAATGACACCGATATCAAGGCTTGCCACAAACAATTGTGTCCAG TTCATGGAGGATGGACAAAATGGTCCGAATGGGGGACATGCACTGTTACATGTGATGTCGGAATTGAGAGAAGACATCGACAATGCACGAATCCCCATCCATCGAGGTTCGGAGATCCCTGTTTTGGTGATCCGTCTGATGACAGAATATGTATGCCTGGACCATGTGCAA ATGGCGGATGGTCTGACTGGGGACATTGGAGTAGTTGTAGTGCATCTTGTGGTGGAGGACTCCGCAGCCATTCAAGACAGTGTACACAGCCCAGACCCTCCCCTTATGGGAAATATTGTGATGGTATCAATATAGAAATGCAGTTGTGTAATAAGCATACTTGTGAGAAGTGGCgtctttatatattgttttactaG